The following coding sequences lie in one Kingella potus genomic window:
- the fabG gene encoding 3-oxoacyl-ACP reductase FabG: MSTQDLGGKTALVTGASRGIGAAVADTLAAAGAKVIGTATSESGAAAVGGRLAQWGGVGRVLDSAAPDTIENLVAGIEKEFGKLDILVNNAGITRDNLLMRMKEEEWDEIMQVNLKSVFRASKAVLRGMMKQRSGRIINITSVVGVMGNAGQANYAAAKAGLIGFSKSMAREVGSRGITVNCVAPGFIDTDMTRALPEETRKMFEAQTALGRFGDAQDIADAVLFLASDQGRYITGQTLHVNGGMLMP, from the coding sequence ATGAGTACACAGGATTTGGGCGGAAAAACCGCATTGGTAACAGGCGCATCACGCGGTATCGGCGCGGCGGTGGCCGACACGCTTGCCGCAGCAGGTGCGAAAGTCATCGGCACGGCCACAAGCGAATCCGGCGCGGCTGCCGTCGGCGGACGTTTGGCACAATGGGGTGGCGTGGGCAGGGTGTTGGATTCTGCCGCACCCGATACGATCGAAAACCTGGTTGCCGGCATCGAAAAAGAGTTCGGCAAACTCGATATTTTGGTCAATAACGCCGGCATCACGCGCGACAATCTGCTGATGCGCATGAAAGAAGAAGAGTGGGACGAGATTATGCAGGTCAATCTGAAATCCGTCTTCCGTGCTTCCAAAGCGGTGTTGCGCGGCATGATGAAGCAGCGTTCCGGCCGCATCATCAACATCACGTCGGTAGTGGGCGTGATGGGCAACGCGGGTCAGGCCAACTACGCCGCCGCCAAAGCCGGCCTGATCGGGTTTTCCAAGTCGATGGCACGCGAAGTCGGCAGCAGGGGCATTACCGTAAACTGCGTTGCCCCGGGCTTTATCGATACCGATATGACCCGCGCCCTGCCGGAAGAAACCCGCAAAATGTTTGAAGCGCAAACTGCGTTGGGCAGGTTTGGCGATGCGCAGGACATTGCCGACGCGGTGTTGTTCCTGGCTTCCGATCAGGGTAGGTACATCACCGGCCAAACGCTGCACGTAAACGGCGGTATGCTGATGCCTTGA